tggggggaggggcaccccACCGAGCCCCCTCTGCCCCCGCCGCGAGAAGAGCTGCACGTGCATGTGCGCCCACACGTGCCGCCACAGGGGGCCCTCGCCAGCTGGCAGTCAGCAGTCCAGGCCGATGGACACCAGCAAGTCCTCAAGCGCCCGCAGCCGCTGCTGTGCCTCCTCGATGGCGCTGTAGGTCTGCACCGTGCTGGCCACGTGGAAGCGGATGTCGTCCACCAGCGGGATGGAGTCCGTCTCCTGCCGGGCGGCCACGGCCGCCGCCTCCTCCCGCACGGCCTCCACGAAGTCCTCCCGCTCCACCAGCTGCGGGCAGGCCAGCTCAGGGCGACGCCAGCCACCCGCCCGCAGCCCGCCCCGCCCAACACGGCTCCCACGGGCCCACCTTCTCGATGACCTTGGCCATGTACTCGGTGCACTGGTCCTCGAGGCGCGCCAAGCGGAACAGCTTGGCCACACGCCACACGCCCACCACACTGTCCTCGTCCAGCAGCTGGGCCAGGCTGCGGCCACACAGCCGCTTCAGGCCTGGCAACAGGTACATGTCGGCCACACTCAGCACGTCGTAGGCTGCTTCCGGGGGCAGCTGCGGAGAAAGGAGGAGTGAGGGAGGGTGTGCCCAGAGGTCACCGAGGCCACTCGGGGGGCTGGCAGCAAGGTTGGGAGCTGTTAGGGAGAGGGCGGAGgatgcaggcagggcaggggctcccACCCATGCCTTGGGGTGCCCAGACCGCTGCAAGCATCCGTGGGCCTAGAGGGCTGGAGGACCTGGGGTCCCCGTGCCTCGGGCAGGCCTGGAGGCCAGGTGGCAGGCAGGGCCTTAGCAGGGGAAAGAGCTCGGGTTGTGAATCACAGACCTGTGCTGTGGAATTCTAGCTGTGGGACTgcaggcaagttacttcacctctgtgtgcctcagtttcctctctgggAGGTGCAACCATGCCTGCCTCAAAAGGTTGTCGGAAAACAGAAGGTGCTATCCAAACGGAGGCACCCACACAAAGGGTGATGGAGTTAactctttccctgctctctcccaccCACACCTGGACCCTGTGCTGGGAGAGACCATGTGCTCAGCTCCGGTCCAGACTTTGGACAGTCACAGGGAACAGGCTGGAGACAGAGTGGGCAGGACCTCTGCTAGCACATCCCAGGCCACGTGCACTGCTTACTTGGGCCAGGCACTTTCCCTGCGACACACACATCCACCTGCACAAGACCTTAAGAGAGAACAACTATGGGCATCCCTGCTTTCTagaagggggaaactgaggcacagagcagtttaGTAACCAGCCCGAGATCACACAGCTTGCGAGCAGCTAACCCAGTGCCAAATCAGGTTTGGAGCCCAAGTCCACACTTTGAGCCAGCCGCAAAGCtcaggaggggtggggatgggacagGGTGGACCCTGGGTGGCAGGGGCCACAGAGCTGAGCTGTGCCGCAGGAGAAATGAAGCTgaggaggcaggaggaaaggAGGCCCGGGAGGGCACTCAGGTGGAGAGGCTGGTGGGCTTAGGAATGGGAGTGCTACATGAGGCGAGCAAGCAAggggctgaggccacagcccagCTTGTCCCCCATGCCCTCCTCCTGCCCAGAGACCACCTTTCCCAGCCTGCCAAGTTGGCAAGCACAGCCGCTAAGTTCTCTCCAGGGCAACATGAGAACcagtgtgcgtgcgtgcgcgtgtgtgtgtgtgtggcctccACCTGGCCTATGACAAAGACACTGCTTGCCtagtcttcctcttcctcctaaaACGTGAGCTGGCCTGCACCCCAATCTCCAGATGCAGAGGGGAATGACACCCTGGGTGCTGCGGACCAGGTCTGGCCCACCCCGTGTTTTGTAACCAAGTGTTACTGGAACGCAGCCACACCCACTCACTTCTGCCccggctcccggctcccggcTCCACAGGAGGGGAGAGCTCACCAGCTGGGACTGAGACCCCCTGGCACAcggcatttacacacacacacacacacacacacacacacacacacacttctggcCCTATCTACGGCTATTCATGTTGCCCGTATGTTAGGGATGCTCTGGGGCAACTGAAGACCTGGAGAGGCACCAAGagagctggggacagacatcCAGACCCCTGGGAGTGGACAGCCTCAGGGTTCCCCACTGCTGTGGTAACTCAGGGTTACTGTCCCTACCCACCCTCCCTCTGGAGAAGAGAAGGCGGGGACCCCAGCCTTCTAAGTTCCAAGTGTCACGGGCTCATGATACAGCTCTTGTCACTCGTTTCTGTTCTAGAACCTACCAAGGCTCCCTCAGcctaaaagaaaaatccaaacatgtcccccactctgtctccagCCTCACAGAAAACCAGCCCCACGGAGTCAGTTAGGACCTAGGCACTCCTTTCAGCTCCACAGTGACCCAGCCTGTGGACCTGTCCTGATTCCTGACTGTCAtgcccccaaacccagcagacACAGCCCGCCCAGGCCCCGCACCTCTGTGTGGTCACTGTATATGTAGTAGAGAACATGGGTGAAGATGTCAGGCGAGATGCCATGTAGGGTGATGGCCGGGAGGCCGCCTGAGGCCTCCAGCTCCTCGTTCTCTCGGAAGTGGTCATCCAGCAGGGCCCGGAAGTAGTCGCTTCGGCCGCAGAAGAAGgcctgggggaggctgggctCAGGAGGGGCCGCTGCCAGGGTCTGTGGCCAGAGAGCTGGCCGGAGACTTAAGGcaaggggctggggggctggggggaagggacgGCACCTTGTGGCAGAGAAAGCTGCAACCTTCCACCCGGAAGCAGACGTCAGGACAGCTGTTGAAACCATCGGGAAAAGGGAAGGGCAGCTCCCCGAGGTCAccctgggggatgggagagaagacACCATCAGAGCAGGGGCAACAAGGGAGAGTGGCTGGCCCCAGCCAAGAGCCTGCTTTAGCTCCATCCCGGCGGGGTGGGCTGCTGCCCCATCTGCAGGTTTGGGGAGGGGCAACAAAGGTAACCTGGGCTCAGTAAAGGGAAGTGACTGGCCCCGGGTCACACAAGGACTGAACCCAAGCATGGGGCTCGTGTACCACGGCTGCGTGCGCACTAGGCCCAGCCCCGGGCGGCCGTGCACTTACGCGGAGCTCAGGGGGCAGGGCACAGTCGGCCAGCAGGGCCATGTCCTCCCGAAGCCGGGGGTCTGCTGGGGGGGGCTCGATGGTCAGCACCTTCACGCATGTGCCTGGCTTGGACGCCACTGTGGAGGGGAGAGCACAGCTGCAGGGAGCCCGCTGACCCTGCCAGTTCCCGCCCAATGCCCCGGACCCTAAGCCTGGACGCACCGAACTCGGACACCTTCTCGCACTTGGCCTCCAGGTCGCTGAGCAGATCCCACAGCTGGCACTGCTTGGCCAGGCGCTCGCAGTCGCTAACATGCTCCACACCGACGTCCAGGCGACCTGGGTGCAGCGCgggaggctcagagcctgagagGGGCCGTCCACCGTCCCCCACACTGGGACTCCTGGGTCTGCTGGCTGCCTCGGCTTTCCCATCGGGAGCCACTGCCTGAGTTCTACAGACCCCGGGACGGGTGGGAGGGGGCTCGGTTTATGGGCAGGGTAAGTGCTTCCTGAGCGGACACACAGGCTCATCGCCTCCCAGCCCACCCAGGAGGCAGCTGGAACAGCACCACACCGCAGGGGACAAGCACCAGGACGTAAAGGGTGGGCCTGAGGCCACAGCTGGGTCTGCTGCTAGACAGacaccccctccctgctggccccaCGGGGCCCAGAGGCTCACCTGTGTACAGGTACTGCAGCAAGGCCCCGAAGGCCACAGGGTTGATCTGCAGGTAGACACAGCCAGGAGGGAAGGTCGGAGGTGGCCCCCTAGCACGAGCCGCCAGCCgtccctctgtcccccccccccccgggagggACGCACCAGTGGGTGTCGGAGGACCACGACACTCTTGCCCTTCCATTTGGTGTCCAGCATGTTGGCAAAGTAGGTGCTGCGCGCACCTAGGACGCAGCGGTGTGCCCGGAAGGGTTTCCCGTGCACCACAAAGATCACGTCGCTATGGATGCCTTGTTCCAGAAGCCTGCAGAGGGACAGGCAAAGGGGGTGTGCAGCACGTGCCTCCCCGCGGTCTCACCACAGCAGCCCCTGTCCCATCCTGCAGGAGAGCCCTCGGCCCCGCATGACCGCCCCACGCCACACACGAGCCAGCCCTGCACCCCATCTCACCGCTGCAGGAAGTCGTCGTAGTAATCCCGCCTCCTGCAAGAGGCTGTCACCTGCTTGTAATCACGCAGGGCCCGGCGGATGGCGTCGCTCAGCGCCCCATAGAGGCAGCGCTCCCCATCAAAGGTGTTGGCCTCACAGCGGGCTCCTGGGAGCAGCCCCCGCCAGTCAGCAGGTCAGGGATTTGAACACTGCAGCTGGGACAGGGTCTGGGGGAAATCCtaatctcccccccaccccatcccgcAACCTTCCCACACGTAGGGCCAAGTCCTGGAACTTGCAGCCCCTCCCAAATGACCCTGGGTCCCCTCTGATGCGAGCATCCTCTCTGCCAGGGCCTAGGCACGCAAGCACTTCCGTGGACCACAGACTACAAACAGGGCAGGCTCAGGACTGCCCCTGTTCTATGCACCAGAGACACAGCCGTAAACATACAAATCCCTATCCTGCCTGAAGTGACACTCTAGTGGGGCAACAGACAATAAGCAGGTTAACAAATGATGTCGGGGctatgaagaaaaccaaagcaagacaaAGATAACGGAGGTTGCACCTGCCCACAGGGAGGTCACGGAAGGTCACCGTGTCAGTGACAACATGCAGTGACCTGAATGGCGGAGGGAGTCAGCCACGCAAAGATCTGGGAAAGGGCACTTTACGTAGGAAGAACAGCAAATACAAAGACCCTGAGGTAGGAGCACCAGAGAGGCCAGCGCGGGTGGAAGAGTGAGCCCACAGGAGAGCCAAAGTAGGTGTGGCCAGAGGAAGACGACAGGCTGTGTGGACTGGCAAGGCATTTTAGTTTTATGCTAAACGCAAAGGGAAATCATTGGAGAAATTTTAAGCCTATTAGACTTGTTGTGAGATGGACCAGGCTGCgatatggagaacagactgtAGGTGGGGCAAGAGGGGCGGCGGGTGACCGGAGGAGGCTGGCTCTGCGGCCAGGGAGAGATGCTGTAGCCCGGCTGGGCGGTGGCAGTGGAGATGGGGAAGTGGGCAAACAGGAAAACAGGTTCTGAAGGTAGAACCAAGAGTACTGGCTGACTGGGTATGTGGAGGGGTAAAGGAAGGACAGGGCGTGAGGGCATCGGCCAATGCACACCCATGCCTTTGTGCCCCTGCACACGCGCAGACCGCACGTACACGCACACAGCCCCGGCCCCTTCTCTCACCATTGGCCAGAAGATAGAGCACTAGCTCCTCGTGCCCACACAGGCAGGCGTAGtacctgagggagggagaggagtatAGGAGGCAGTTATCGGGACTGAAGGCGCCCCCCACCTGCCCTGACCACCCACCCGCCTGGCACTCACAAGGGGGTGCTGTCCCACTTGTCCCGCACATTCACCTCCACGTCCCGCTGCTCCAGCAGGTACCTAGGTGGGGAGGAAGTCAAACCTGGGTCAGGACAAGTTCATGGTCTGGGAGAGGAGACCCATggagtggggaaagagagaagacatcCCTTTTGGCTGGGGGAAGTCTCCCCTAGGTGAGGGCAGATGACAAGCTGACCAGAACAGGAAAGACATTCGTAGCAAAGAGACCAACATAGGTAGAGACTGTAGATGTGAACGCCTAAGGCAGATGCTGAGACTGTGAGCAGTAGGGACCTCTGGCCTGAAGGCATTTGGGAGCGAGGAGGCAGTGATGGGCCATCTGTTCTGCCACAGCCCTCTGGCTGCTTGGGACCGCAGACTAGATAGAGGAGACTGGAGGTAGGGAAGCCAAGGAGAAGGCTGCTGCAGGTGTCCTGGTGGTGTGGAAGC
This DNA window, taken from Panthera tigris isolate Pti1 chromosome A2, P.tigris_Pti1_mat1.1, whole genome shotgun sequence, encodes the following:
- the ABTB1 gene encoding ankyrin repeat and BTB/POZ domain-containing protein 1 isoform X1 produces the protein MDTSDLFASCRKGDVGRVRYLLEQRDVEVNVRDKWDSTPLYYACLCGHEELVLYLLANGARCEANTFDGERCLYGALSDAIRRALRDYKQVTASCRRRDYYDDFLQRLLEQGIHSDVIFVVHGKPFRAHRCVLGARSTYFANMLDTKWKGKSVVVLRHPLINPVAFGALLQYLYTGRLDVGVEHVSDCERLAKQCQLWDLLSDLEAKCEKVSEFVASKPGTCVKVLTIEPPPADPRLREDMALLADCALPPELRGDLGELPFPFPDGFNSCPDVCFRVEGCSFLCHKAFFCGRSDYFRALLDDHFRENEELEASGGLPAITLHGISPDIFTHVLYYIYSDHTELPPEAAYDVLSVADMYLLPGLKRLCGRSLAQLLDEDSVVGVWRVAKLFRLARLEDQCTEYMAKVIEKLVEREDFVEAVREEAAAVAARQETDSIPLVDDIRFHVASTVQTYSAIEEAQQRLRALEDLLVSIGLDC
- the ABTB1 gene encoding ankyrin repeat and BTB/POZ domain-containing protein 1 isoform X2 — protein: MWAECGTCWSSGTWRYYACLCGHEELVLYLLANGARCEANTFDGERCLYGALSDAIRRALRDYKQVTASCRRRDYYDDFLQRLLEQGIHSDVIFVVHGKPFRAHRCVLGARSTYFANMLDTKWKGKSVVVLRHPLINPVAFGALLQYLYTGRLDVGVEHVSDCERLAKQCQLWDLLSDLEAKCEKVSEFVASKPGTCVKVLTIEPPPADPRLREDMALLADCALPPELRGDLGELPFPFPDGFNSCPDVCFRVEGCSFLCHKAFFCGRSDYFRALLDDHFRENEELEASGGLPAITLHGISPDIFTHVLYYIYSDHTELPPEAAYDVLSVADMYLLPGLKRLCGRSLAQLLDEDSVVGVWRVAKLFRLARLEDQCTEYMAKVIEKLVEREDFVEAVREEAAAVAARQETDSIPLVDDIRFHVASTVQTYSAIEEAQQRLRALEDLLVSIGLDC